The Solanum dulcamara chromosome 2, daSolDulc1.2, whole genome shotgun sequence region tgaaataatttataccACGTCACATAAATGACTAAGACTTGTTTTAGACTACAAGTGTTAAAATTTTCATGTCTTTCTTAATTTCCGTAAAACAACAACATACGCAATGTAATCCACAACAAGAGTTTGGGAGGGGTATGTATACTCAACTTTGCCCCTATTTTGTGAAAGTAGTAAAGAAGAAGTTACATTGAAAATAATGACGTAAAAAACAGTAGCAAATGTTACCCCAAAGGGAGTAATATATTGAAGTGACCTAAGACATTGAAAATGAATAAATGATCCTTCAAGACACACTTTTAAAGTCCAAGAAGCAACAATGACATTCCAAAGACTTTTACATAAACATTGCTAAAACACTTTGATTTCAATTTGTCAACAACAGAATGAAGTAAAACTCTTACAGAAACATAAACCAATAATACACTTAAATCTTTTTGcctatttttatgaaaaaaaggaaattaagagctcatttaaaactcaaatctccttttcttttcattaAGAACCTTATAACTACTTAACTAAAGACATAGGCAATTTTATCCACACAAATATAGACTAAAGTTAAATCCCCATTTTCCAAGACATAGCAAAGTTTTTCCCAATTGGTAATTCTAGCCCTTTAATATCTAGCATCATACTCTTCTTGTGACCTCCATCTTCCAATTTGTCTGTATACTTATGCTCTTCTGTTTCAAATTCCACCTTTGAAGTATCTTCAACTTTAGTTCcatccacaagaatgtcaaatgCACCTCCAATTCCATTTAATCCTAACACGGTAACCTTTTCGATGTACCAACCTTTATCCAACGAGTATTTGCTTTCTTGAACTTCAGACCAAATCTTGACTGTACCATTGCTAGTTGTCGCGTAGAAATCCATGTATGTTGACTTCCCATTTCCTAGTTTCATCTCTGGGAGCTCATCATCGTCGAGGAAGAGATTTCCTTTAGCTTCCCCTTCTGATGCCCCGAGTGGGAAGGCTGCAACGATTGTAAAAGGTGTCATTCTTGCTTGTTTTGTTAACATCCCTCCGCGTTGCATTGGTATTATGGCATTTTGGTACAAATGCACGTTGACTACGTGCAATGGTGCATCAAGTGTGTGGTAATGTGGCTCTTTCGTGACAATGGCTTGTGTCATGTCGAATAAACTGTACCAAGTGCCTGGAGGAAAGAGCGCGCTGACCTTAGTTTTAGCCTTTTCTAGCACCGGAGAGACCATGACACTGCTTCCTACCAAGAATTGAGTGCTCAACTCGTAAAGCTCTGGAATGTTCGGGAAAGTGAAGAATAGTGGCCTTACAATTGGTGCCCCGGTTTTGTGTGCTTCGTAGTTCAAGGTGTAGAAATACGGTAGCAATTTGTATCTCATTCCTAAAGCATTACGCGAAGATTTAGTCACACTTTTCCATTGGTAAAGCTCTTGTCTTGGTGAGTAGTAGTTCGCGTGATCCCTTGAGAAGGGATAGAACGCACCTACTTGAATCCAACGGTTGCAGAGCTCCTCTAAAGGAGGAGCCGCGGAATAAAATCCACATATGTCTGAACCAACCATAGGAACACCAAATATACCAAAGTTCAAGACAGTAGAGATTGAATACTTCAAATCCTCCCAAGTTCCTTTGTTATCCCCTGTCCAATGTGCAGCATAATGTCCTGAACCAACAAACGTGGCACGAGACAATATGAACGGACgttttccctctaatgcttgaAGACCCTTGTGAGTTGCAATAGTCTCAGAGAAACCATAAATACTATGAGCATCATATTCCCTAACTCCATTATAATGAGTCGCGCTAGTAGCAATCGTTTTGTACCCTATTGGAGCTTGTATTCCGGAAGCATTTATCTTGTAAGGCGGATCATCCCACTTTGTTTTCGTTATATTCTTGCAATCCAAGCAACAAATCCAACCAGGACCAGTTCCATTAGGACATATCCTACCCTCGGGAATCGTGCACAAACCAGTGCAAAAGTTGGAAACTTCATTCATGTCAATCCAAAGTCCATCAATAGGAGCAAGTTCATGGAAACGTCGAATCTCATCACCCCACCACTCAACTGTTTTCGGGTTGAGGAAGTCAGGGAAATGAACAGCACCAGGCCAGACTTGTGCTAAAAACGGTTTCCCTTCGTATTTGATGAAGACATCATTGGCTATACCTCTTTGGTAAGCACCATAACTTTTGTTAACTCCAATTCCAGGATCATTGATGACAATGTAATGCATTCCTTCAGCATGAATTTTCTCCAAGAAAGCTCTCAACTTTGGGCCAGGGTAGTTGACAGGGTGGAGTGTGAAATCTTTTTTCCCATCCATATGATCATCATCATTCCATATAACATCAAGAGGGATTTTTGCTTTCTTGTAATTGGCAATAACATCTTCAATTACAGATAAGTTGTGGTAACCCCATCTGCATTGATGGAAACCTGTGACAATCACCAAGTACAGATTTAGAACATTGAATCttgaatacaatttttttttggaaacatCATAGTAGTTTACATTCTAGATTTAGTACTTATTTGCTATGTTGTTcagactctccaaaaatgttgtcCTACCTGAGTCGGATCTTcaaaaaatgcactacttttggaggtTCCAACACGTATCCGTCAACAATTTAAGTCTAACAACATAAGTTATCTATTATGAAAGTTGAGTTTATTTCACAACAAAAGATTCAAGTGAAAAACTCTTTCATCTTTAAATCACTTATTCAACCATGAGATGGAAACCACAaactttgattattttttttttgaaatcacAACCATGAGGTATCTGTTGAGTCCCACATTGGTTGGGTCTTGAATAATTTGTATCCTCATATAGTCTTGGAGAATCCTCACTCCTGAGCTATGTTTTGAGGCTAAGTTAGACGTAAggttaattttcttataatggTATCAGACACACACGATTTATAATTTACTCGATGTTGAACCCCTATCTTATATTGTTCACGCTCCAGATGTATTTGGAAAATTTGTCTCTTTATATGGTTTTCTCTTGAGCTAATTAATAAGTTGAGTTAGGCTGTTAACTTCTACTAGCACATCTAGCACATACTTTGTTATTTTCTAGACCCCTTATAGTTAAATGTTTGAATTCTATTGGTCCTATTACAACTAATagtttttgtaccattttcatgACAAAGAACACTCACTAGAAACTAGTTTGGCCATGATAACTAAAAATCAAGTAACATTTGTCCAACAACAACACAACAAATGAAGACACTTGCTATCCTAATTATGTCCAAAGGACAGTTGATATGCATCATTGAGATTTTTTTCAACTTGTTAGTACAACTGTTGACAGTAATGCTTCTCTAAGGTTTACATCAAATTGGGACCTTAATATAAATGTgttattaaaattttgaaattgtgATTAAAATTAGATGTGATTGCTCAAATTTACAACTATGTAGGGAAGGTAACACCTACTATGACTACAACATCAATCAATGATCTTTATGATGGTGCTTTCTTGTAGGACAGTTGTTTTTTCTGTCAGGACCAGCTAATGGAGGACAATGTACAGTTGAAGACGATGAGGcagaatttttattaaaaagatcaaaatataaaaaaataaatacacaaaACATTAAGGAAATTCAACATaaagtatatatacaatataaataatttaacaatttatatttttcgGGGGGTCAATTTAAAATGTTTTAGCTTTGTTGCACAACTTTTTGTGTGGGCCCAAGAAGATATTTTTATGAGAAAAATAGAGCATGAGAGAatcaaagattttttttaaatagtgAAAAAGTACTTTCAACTTTTTATAAAAGGAAACTGGCACTGATGACAAAATGAGAGAACATATAATTGGACTAGTGGGACCAACTTATAAATAGCAATAAATAATTTCAATCATACtactatttcaaaataattcatCAAGCATTTTCCTGAATATACATATACCTACCACTTTACCTATTAAATATATGAACTTAGacaaaaaaacttaattgataaATTTAAGGTACTAACGTGTAAAGATTAAGAAAAATTGACACGTATAATGATAATTAGCCCCCAACAAAGGTcataaaaagtttaaaatataggaaaacaTAAAAGTCCACATCATACAAGATTTTTTTCATCTACTCAATCATTTCAAAATGGCAATCGTTTTCAAGTGTTATTATAAAAATCATGATGCTTTCTTTTCCATGAAATTCCATGAGTTGTTATTAATTGGCATCCTAGGTTTCAatatacaaaattaaaaaaaaaagagttaaaaatgaaaaaaaagaagaaataaaatcaaTTATCCTCCTCCTAGTAAAAGAGTCACatttaaaagtatttaaatGGTACAAATTCATAGTGGTAAAAGTGTTCAATGGGAAGAAGATTGAGGTTAAGCCAACTTAAAACAAGCAAGTTTTGTACATTAACAATGTATAATTTTCTTATATCGTCAAATTAAGATGATCTACGATATAAAcaaatttctaaaattttaaTGTATATGGAAAATTTAAAAGGTTTCAGATTcatatcatatgaaaaatatataaagtggCTTCTTCCTTTTTATCAAAGTCTTGAGAgacataattttcttttttttcgtTTACGCATCttctcaaataaaatttatgtctAAACTAGCGTTTTTCCTTCTATGACCAAAAAAATTCGTTTAATAAGGCCAATCACAACATTCAAATCTCGAGAATAATGGATCCATTCCTCTATACTTCTCAACTTAAATACctaatatctaattttttagtCACATTTACTTGAACTTTAAATCAATAGCAACCTTCAAAATTCGAAATAATAGACATATCTAtttattcttttcaatttaAATACCGAACATCTAACATTTTAGTTAGTTCTACTTCAACTTGAATTGCACCTTCTTgctttttttcaacttttcaacaaGTACATATTCAAGCCCCCACCAATACAGAACTAATTTAGTTGAAACACACCAACCAAAAACTAAATACCAAAAAAGTAACACAATTAATTAAtgcaattaaattaaaaaaattaatgagaTAAGATAAAGAGTAACATACCAAATGACCAATAAGGCATAGGAGCAGGCCTTCCTATGAATTGAGTATATTGATCAACAACAGCAAGAGGTGTGGGCCCAGAAAAGAAGTAAAAGTCCAAAACACCCCCAATCACTTTGTATGTCAATGAATCCCCTCTATAGAACACATCCATCCCATTACTATTCATCAACAAAACTGCATGAGCATAAGCTTCACCATTCACATTTCTCAAATCCATATACATTGGATGTGATCCATACAAATCCATATTCAAATTGATTGATGATTGATCTGTTGTGTACAAAGTGTAAGGGTCATTTGGGTAAATTTTAATACCATGGGGTTGTGTATTTTCACCAAGACCATATAATGAAGCATCTTTAGGCAATTTTGTTGATATTTCAAGATATTGATCTTTAAATACCAAATTACTATATGGATCAGAATCTTCACAACTTGAATTGAAAAGGGTTTGTccatttgattttcttttaacaGAAAAACTAAAAGGGTCAGTTGTGTAACTGAACATTAACTCATTTCCTGAATACTCTGAGGACAAAAGTGGAAATTGGCCTTTTCTTGATTTGCCAATTGTTTGTTTAAGTGATGGAGGTGATTCTCTTGGTAATAAGTTGTAAGGAACTTCCCATCTTTGCTTATCTGCATCTGTTATGTGAATCCTCAAACGATTATCTGTCTCATGTCTAGAAGAAAAATTAACAGAATTAGCAtaaagattcaatttttatcgagaattaaCACATAAAGATTGAATTTTTAGCAGGAAAATACAAGTACAAGACATGGGTTTCTTTTTTTGTGCACTGTAGCATAAAGATGCATTTTTTTATCAAGAATTAGCTGTATAATATGAAGAATGCAAGTCCAAGATATGGggttcttttttcctttttgctttttttttgtttacttACTTGACAAAGAGCTGCAAGTGAGCAATATCAGGGCACATAAAGATACCATTTTTATCAAGAATTAGCACATAAAGATTCAATATTTATCAAGAAAATGCAAGTCCAAGACATGgggttctttttttcttttttacttgacATAGAGCTACAACTTAGCAATATCAGGgcacataaagaatccattttGATCAAGAATTAGCACATAAAGATTTCAATTTATCAAGAATTAACAtaaagattcaatttttatcAAGAAAATGCAAGTTCAAGACATGgggttctctttttttttttttttgagcttACTTTACATAAAGCTGCAAGTTAGCAACATCagggcacataaaaaatccatttTTTTCAAGAATTAGCACAtaaagattcaatttttatcAAGAATTAGCACACAAAAATTCAATCTTTATCAAGAAATAGCTTATAAAGCTTACTTAACATAGAGCTGCAAGTTTGGAATATCAGGTCCATAAATGTTGTTTTTCTTCTTGACTTTAAGGTAACCTATGAGGCCACCATCTGGTGACTCTTCAATGGCTATCAAACTATAGCCATTCCCAATCTTGGTTGGAGCTGTGTGGACCAAATTTACACAACCTATTATGCATATTGTCAAGACTAGCAAGAATGGAGAGGAAGAGGAAAATCTCATGGTGTTTTTTGTTATTTGCTAACTGTGGAGAAAAGaatgaaagaagaatgtgaaggcTCACTATGGGCACTTGGCAAGTAACTGTTAGGGGTTTTGTGGATTTATAACAGTAGGTGGTCCTATAACAGTAGGGGGTGCTAAGATGAGTCATGaaatttcaagtttaaattatgatatttatatattcaagttttgatgagtaaaattattagatttttatatattttgatgaaaatatcaAGTATGTCATAAAATAAGTTAGAGGTGCGTGAATTGATTCAAATAAAGTACTCTATAATCAAATATCTCTATAACAATATTATTCGGCTGCtaaaacaaaatattattatagaaatatataatatatggaatATGATATTAGCTCACGTACTTgttgaaaaaattacatttatTCAGTATCCTACTTTTTCAAAAGAGTTTTCATTATTCTGACATATTTCCTTTTGAACCAATAATCCTCCTATTCTAGCATTAAAATCTACtaacaatttaatttttctatCTTAATTAACCCAATAAactcaataaattaaaatttcaatatcCAAACCAACTACTTCTTTTTCAtaatatcaatttatttttatcattataataaaatattattataaaaaatgatCTTTATGAAGATAAAGTTTTACTGATATTATGGAAAAAAAAGTAGTAGGCAAAAGGAAAGAGGGGATTCATAGAATACATGTGATGtgaatgaagaaggatataatCTCACAATTTTCTCTTGTTGCCCCATGTGACTTTGTGATGTTTCTTTGGTCCCACTTTTctgaaaaatctatttttttccctttgtttACACTCCCATCACTGCGTTAATTGCTCAGACCAACAAAAGATCATGGTGGAGTGATAAATactcatttatttttaattaaaattttttaaattcgAGCCTCTTTAGGTATGGAGTCATTTTTATTAAGGAATGCTTTACCTCTTAATGTCAGACTTTTCGACGCGAATTCAAATTTAGTATAGATACCAAACACTAAAAACCAAAAAGAATAAACATTGCTCAAAACAGGAATAGCATTGTATCTCTCATGCTACATGTTATCTGTCGATAAAAAACGCGTGGTGTAATAGATATAATTCATTTATTCTAAAGTGCTAGAGATATCGATTTAAGTTTGAGCCAAAAAAGAACTTTAGGAAAGCAAAATTGTTAGCACTTGGTCAGTTACCCGtaagtctaaatcatatttttttttttgaaattgttagatatttttggaaaaattcaTCGCCAAACACATGATAAAACTTTACTAAAAAATaacttacaaaaaatatttgaaaattgagGACAAACACCAGCTAAAAATGTAAAAAATCTTGCAAAAGTGCTTTACTCTTTAACCTTTAGAAAATCTTATACtacatgaatttaaattaattgacCTAATAAATCTCGAATACCATTAAACAAACCAAAAAATACTCTACCACCAAATAACTCTTTTTACactaaaaagaaggaaaaagagagaaaaaaatatgtgaGCACATTTTTTTCAAGTACCAATACTGAAAATGAATGGTCTTTCATGCTGTATAAAGTAAGAAATCTGTGAAGAAATGGGCAGTAGGCACCACTTTGTGTAAACATAGGGAGTTGGAATATCAATATCTTAATATAGAATTTGAGATTCTTATTTTCATGACTTTTTTACTATCTATATTTGCTTTTATTACTCGATTTGATATGTTTTACTTTAATCGAGCATCTATCGAATAGTACAATTTTTCTACTTCACAAAATAGAAATAAGATGACGTACACAATACTCTGCGGGGCAGAGCCAAGGGAATTTATCTTAATAttctttgtcaaaaaattatactgattatataattagtttttttatatatataataaatattagttTTTTTTGACTTGTTCGTGTAGttacttttcatattttcaatCTGTTTTTACGTGAAGTTGTCCTAGAAATTCCTCTGTCATCGTAAACATAATAATTTTGGTTTCCCtaggattttttttaatatttaaaaaggtGATTAACAACGGATAAAACACAATCTTGCATTAATACAACTCATGTATACAGTGGCAGACAGTAGAATAAAGTAAATAATGTGATCTACTTGATAATTTGTGCCATAACATAGATTAATCTAATCAGTCAATTGGCTGGTGATTTAATTAGTAATGCTAATTTGTTATTAATAATAGGACAACAACAACATCTAAATTCTCtattatgaatttttataataaaattcaaGCAACATAGGTAAAATTAAAATCTTCAAAAATATTGCCATATTTATGTCGAATCCTCCCAAATGCATAGCTCTGGGAGAATTTAATACATATCCAaagatttttttgaaaaattcgagTAACATAAATCATCATTCTCCTTTTTATACGTAATTCtcaatttaattcaagttttatgataaaaatatcaaataacacTAAATAACACTCTGGATgaaattaaattgattttaaaatgaAAGGCGCTGATGTACATTTTAGGAAGCTAGTCGATATATTATAAATCGAAGTACAAAAAAACACATAAATGTGTTCCTTTTAGCTGCTATATGGTCCTCGTGTTTAATTGTCGAAAATGACTATAATTTGAATCTCAATAATCGAAATTTTTTCGAGGGCCAATGCAATAGTAAGATACTCTGAAACTCTGAAAATGATGAATTtgtctattctttttttttttttggatagaaaTGACTATAGTTTAAAAGAAATCAGTAGAAATTAActataaattatgataaaatatatcGTAACCAACGTGTTAATTTTAGTAATTCATTACTAATCTGTCATTAAGTGTAGTCACGATGGTAGTTAATTTCCAACATTTTTCCTGCAAATATAATCAATCGAGCTGTATTTCCTTCTTGTTTTTCCATTAAACaggcaaaataataaaattatgaaaatccAATAGAGTGCAAATTAATAAACATTAATTATcagaatcaatttttttaactcTAATATACTCAACATAAGCAAATCAAATGCTTGTAGATGGGTTTTTTCCAACTCGACCCACTAGTATAATTAGTATGATTGAGGaatcaaaatcatgaaaaataaaatagtgaaatcttgattttttttttttaagaataaagATTACTTAACCCTCCTTAAAATATGATTAATAGTATATATGACTTCTCAATTGTCACTAAATCTTGATTTTAGTCTGATATTTGAATAAGCATATTTAAGTCTTTAATTATTTGAGATGTGCTTATAACAACCCCAGTCCAACTGTTAGGTCTGCACGGATTTGTCCCTTGAATTTTAATCCAAAAAATGTCTCAATCGTTTATTCTAAAGTCATTCTTACAAGATCCTTAACTTTTTTAATTTCCCTAAGGTGTAATGTGCACCCATTCTTTGGAGGCTTGCGACTTGCATTCCATCATGGGCGCCATCACATTTTTAATCCCGCTTGTGGATATTCAAGAAAAATTACTAtatagtaattaattatttcactaTTTAACTATCCGTATGTTATGTTAAGCTTGTACATCATATTATTCTAAAAATACCTCAAATATATACTTTCTAAATAAAtggattaaaaataaatattttaattaattgaaagtTAAATATAATCAATTACATATCAcaagaattaaaataaaaatttggaaaaactgTGCGAccaaaaaatgttattatcctttaaaatattgtaCCTACGATTCTTTCACATTAGCTAATCCTTTTATTTAACTTAATCCTCCTGATCAGTCTCatcttctttttaatttatgacACGTAGTGTCGTTCATATtgaattgatatcgaaaaacaaAGTCATATTATTTACTTAAAGAAAATGAAAGGTCTGCTTTTATTTTTATGCTTATGATTATAGACTTACAGcaacaaattttgaattattataatttttgttttttcccCATTGTTTTGAAAGGATTCCCCTCATTTCTTGGGATTTATAGCCCCGATTTTTCGCAATTGCTCATGATTATATCAATATAAAAATTAGTTACGAAATTTATCATTATTTCTAAATAACCTGTAATTAGTACACTTACGATGGAGTGGTGATTCAAAGTCTTGTTGTCATGTCTAAAATTATCTCATAAGACCATTCATTAGTTCTATAAACTATAAGTGATTCTTGCTTTAATAATTAATAGATTAATTGCCATTTAACACTAATTGAGACGTGCAagcaattcaaaattaaaaagaagaaatttcttttttttttcctcttttgttgCCTCTCGTGAACCCTCTTGTAGGATCTTTCATGTGTGGATAATTTGtcgaaaaaattatctaaaacacacaatttattttatcatattttttaaaattttctatcatttgaaaaaaattataaaaattcctaCTATCTTCTATTCTCTGATACACCACTGTACGTGATGTAT contains the following coding sequences:
- the LOC129879966 gene encoding alpha-xylosidase 1-like; this encodes MRFSSSSPFLLVLTICIIGCVNLVHTAPTKIGNGYSLIAIEESPDGGLIGYLKVKKKNNIYGPDIPNLQLYVKHETDNRLRIHITDADKQRWEVPYNLLPRESPPSLKQTIGKSRKGQFPLLSSEYSGNELMFSYTTDPFSFSVKRKSNGQTLFNSSCEDSDPYSNLVFKDQYLEISTKLPKDASLYGLGENTQPHGIKIYPNDPYTLYTTDQSSINLNMDLYGSHPMYMDLRNVNGEAYAHAVLLMNSNGMDVFYRGDSLTYKVIGGVLDFYFFSGPTPLAVVDQYTQFIGRPAPMPYWSFGFHQCRWGYHNLSVIEDVIANYKKAKIPLDVIWNDDDHMDGKKDFTLHPVNYPGPKLRAFLEKIHAEGMHYIVINDPGIGVNKSYGAYQRGIANDVFIKYEGKPFLAQVWPGAVHFPDFLNPKTVEWWGDEIRRFHELAPIDGLWIDMNEVSNFCTGLCTIPEGRICPNGTGPGWICCLDCKNITKTKWDDPPYKINASGIQAPIGYKTIATSATHYNGVREYDAHSIYGFSETIATHKGLQALEGKRPFILSRATFVGSGHYAAHWTGDNKGTWEDLKYSISTVLNFGIFGVPMVGSDICGFYSAAPPLEELCNRWIQVGAFYPFSRDHANYYSPRQELYQWKSVTKSSRNALGMRYKLLPYFYTLNYEAHKTGAPIVRPLFFTFPNIPELYELSTQFLVGSSVMVSPVLEKAKTKVSALFPPGTWYSLFDMTQAIVTKEPHYHTLDAPLHVVNVHLYQNAIIPMQRGGMLTKQARMTPFTIVAAFPLGASEGEAKGNLFLDDDELPEMKLGNGKSTYMDFYATTSNGTVKIWSEVQESKYSLDKGWYIEKVTVLGLNGIGGAFDILVDGTKVEDTSKVEFETEEHKYTDKLEDGGHKKSMMLDIKGLELPIGKNFAMSWKMGI